In the Candidatus Thorarchaeota archaeon genome, one interval contains:
- a CDS encoding amino acid permease, translating into MGSEEQENSEVKREVGVYTLIAIGVGGTLGASIFAILGYAAGMAGPSVVLSFLIGGLLTVLVGLTYSELSSTFPESGGGYTFAKKAYGGLPAFLTGWLMAFSNIVFGALSALGFAQIIGFVAGIPYIMQIPIALALLLIFTVLNFRGIEESGRTQIILVVVLIIGFAIFTGISAFFVSESNLQPFMPAGWPGILEATSFTFVSYFGFETIATVSGEASEPGKDIAVATMASVLICTVVFVSIAWVAIGVVGGDALAAAVSPLMLVGEEAFGLGGVALVGVVGAIATLSSLNTSLLASSRIVFALGRDGFMPDRVSKTNENGVPVAALILAAALMAVFVSTGVVEYVAHVADFNLFVALILVTISLLFLRRKRAVLDRPFKSPRITAPLSAIALGFFVLFLNNVAIATGIAIIFVGIIIYLMKITPRVNRSLTLGGISGAAGYALLFVMWIGDWSLVWQTGIGGLDLAPFLTIGSVILLISSLLCTVPLGRLVVGDESIDPASPTLHHVKIFEDIIGGITIIFGAFALGVFYIVFHGGVTFPTMGGTAAGYRLLTILSLVGYAFSAIIAGMALWQRKYATMKE; encoded by the coding sequence ATGGGATCCGAAGAACAGGAGAATTCAGAAGTAAAACGAGAGGTAGGCGTCTACACTCTCATTGCAATAGGTGTTGGCGGAACGCTAGGCGCTTCTATCTTTGCAATACTCGGATATGCTGCTGGAATGGCAGGGCCATCTGTGGTGCTTTCATTCCTTATTGGAGGACTCCTTACCGTCCTGGTAGGATTGACCTATTCTGAGCTTTCTTCAACTTTTCCAGAATCAGGTGGAGGATACACCTTTGCTAAGAAGGCCTATGGTGGATTACCTGCATTTCTAACTGGGTGGTTGATGGCGTTCTCAAATATCGTGTTTGGTGCCCTTAGCGCACTTGGCTTTGCCCAAATCATTGGTTTCGTCGCTGGGATTCCCTATATCATGCAGATTCCAATAGCACTTGCATTGTTACTCATATTCACAGTCCTGAATTTCCGAGGAATTGAGGAATCTGGGCGAACGCAAATTATCCTTGTTGTAGTCTTAATTATTGGTTTTGCCATATTCACCGGCATAAGTGCGTTTTTCGTATCTGAATCAAACTTGCAACCATTTATGCCAGCTGGCTGGCCAGGTATACTCGAAGCAACATCGTTCACATTCGTTTCCTATTTCGGTTTTGAGACAATTGCAACAGTAAGTGGAGAGGCAAGTGAACCGGGCAAGGATATTGCAGTTGCAACAATGGCTTCAGTCCTGATATGCACTGTTGTTTTCGTTTCGATTGCATGGGTTGCAATCGGGGTTGTTGGTGGAGATGCATTAGCAGCAGCAGTCTCTCCACTGATGCTTGTAGGTGAAGAAGCATTTGGCCTTGGAGGGGTCGCCCTAGTTGGAGTTGTTGGAGCAATCGCTACGCTATCAAGTTTGAATACATCTCTACTTGCCTCATCACGGATTGTATTTGCCCTGGGAAGAGATGGATTCATGCCAGATCGGGTTTCAAAAACAAACGAGAACGGGGTGCCGGTAGCCGCTCTAATTCTTGCCGCTGCACTCATGGCGGTTTTCGTTTCCACTGGCGTTGTGGAATACGTAGCACACGTTGCTGACTTCAATCTATTTGTGGCGCTTATTCTCGTTACGATTAGTCTCCTCTTCTTGAGACGCAAACGGGCTGTTCTGGACCGGCCATTCAAGAGCCCCCGGATTACCGCACCTTTGTCTGCTATAGCTCTTGGGTTCTTTGTACTCTTTCTCAACAATGTGGCTATTGCAACAGGAATAGCTATCATATTTGTAGGAATAATCATCTACCTCATGAAGATTACACCCAGAGTAAATAGATCGCTGACTCTTGGAGGAATTTCAGGAGCTGCAGGTTACGCTCTCCTGTTTGTCATGTGGATTGGAGACTGGAGCTTGGTATGGCAAACTGGGATTGGGGGGCTCGATCTAGCACCATTTCTTACAATCGGTTCCGTGATTCTGCTGATATCTAGCTTATTATGCACAGTCCCCCTCGGCAGGTTGGTTGTGGGCGATGAATCCATTGATCCAGCGTCTCCAACCCTTCATCACGTGAAAATATTCGAAGACATCATTGGAGGAATAACAATTATCTTTGGAGCATTTGCTCTTGGTGTCTTCTATATCGTATTTCACGGCGGAGTAACATTTCCAACAATGGGAGGAACGGCAGCGGGATATAGGCTTCTTACAATCCTCTCGTTAGTCGGATACGCCTTCAGTGCTATTATCGCAGGAATGGCTCTTTGGCAGAGGAAGTATGCAACAATGAAAGAATGA